A DNA window from Vespula vulgaris chromosome 18, iyVesVulg1.1, whole genome shotgun sequence contains the following coding sequences:
- the LOC127070346 gene encoding GDP-fucose protein O-fucosyltransferase 1, with translation MVRIVYFIIFLMMIFNVNCKDFDIDINGYILYCPCMGRFGNQADHFLGALGFAKALNRTLVLPPWVEYRTGETRSIQISFDTYFNVSKVQECHKAMLMHDFMDNLAPTIWPLKERVSFCYSPRGKGESCNAKEGNPFGPFWDTYNIDFVKSEFYGPLHYDVYHTDMAIQWKQKYPSKIWPIIAFTGAPASFPVQFENKELHKCLEWNETIQKKAKAFVKNVLPKGAYIGIHLRNGIDWVRACEYTSMTPNLFAAPQCLGYRNERGKATTAMCLPSFDVILRHIKRIIRNNNDVRSIFVASDNNYMIEELTNSLARMQVQVFRQTDPVSPHLDLAILGRANYFIGNCISSFSAFVARERDVKGYPTYFWGFPPERSSPSISREEL, from the exons ATGGTTcgaattgtatattttattatatttttaatgatgatTTTCAATGTAAATTGCAAAGATTTTGACATTGATATCAATggatatattctttattgtcCCTGTATGg GCCGATTTGGAAATCAAGCGGATCATTTTCTCGGAGCACTAGGTTTTGCTAAAGCTTTGAATCGTACATTAGTTTTACCACCATGGGTTGAGTATAGAACAGGAGAAACAAGATCC atacaaatttcttttgataCCTATTTCAATGTTTCAAAAGTACAAGAATGTCACAAAGCAATGTTGATGCATGACTTTATGGATAATTTGGCACCAACGATATGGCCACTAAAGGAAAGAGTAT caTTTTGTTATTCGCCACGTGGCAAAGGTGAATCTTGTAATGCCAAAGAAGGCAATCCGTTTGGTCCTTTTTGGGATACTTATAACATAGACTTTGTAAAATCGGAATTTTATGGTCCATTACATTACGATGTGTATCATACTGATATGGCAATTCAATGGAAACAAAAGTATCCATCTAAAATATGGCCAATAATAGCATTTACGGGTGCACCTGCTAGCTTTCCTGtacaatttgaaaataaagagTTACACAAATGCTTAGAATGGAATGAAACGATacaaaagaaagcaaaagcaTTTGTGAAGAATGTTTTACCTAAAGGAGCATATATAGGAATTCATTTGCGTAATGGAATTGACTgg gtGCGTGCTTGCGAGTATACTTCAATGACTCCGAATCTATTCGCTGCTCCTCAGTGTTTAGGATATCGTAATGAACGTGGTAAAGCAACGACTGCAATGTGTTTACCATCATTCGATGTGATATTACGGCATATTAAACGTatcattcgaaataataatgacgttAGATCAATATTTGTTGCttccgataataattatatgatcgAAGAACTTACAAATTCTCTGGCACGTATGcag GTGCAAGTTTTTCGACAAACAGATCCAGTTTCTCCTCATCTAGATTTAGCTATATTAGGAAGAGCAAACTACTTTATTGGAAATTGCATATCCTCCTTTTCAGCTTTCgtagcaagagaaagagatgttaAAGGATATCCAACATATTTTTGGGGCTTTCCGCCAGAAAGATCATCACCTTCTATTTCTCGCGAagaattataa
- the LOC127070356 gene encoding sorting nexin-24-like: MYQAFINGYRLVEVSHGKPYYVYCVELFETDSGTRYFSERRYSEFSALHRTLKKNSTNIASFPPKRVRNSQPKVLEQRREALEAYIQKMLKLPVAKQQVLNFLGIEGRPSGVSEKRGQKQTNDLEHIHPSSLGHHPVLTFHRDPYVQVNKNTSLPDIVTNGVLLGLYKS, encoded by the exons ATGTATCAAGCATTTATCAATGGATACCGTTTGGTCGAGGTATCGCATGGCAAACCATATTATGTTTATTGTGTCGAATTATTCGAGACAGACAGTGGCACTCGATATTTCAGCGAGAGAAGATATAGCGAATTTAGCGCGCTACATCGTACg CTGAAGAAGAATAGCACGAACATTGCTTCATTTCCACCAAAAAGAGTAAGGAATTCTCAACCTAAAGTGCTTGAACAAAGACGCGAAGCATTAGAGGCGTATATTCAGAAAATGTTGAAACTCCCAGTTGCGAAACAACAGGTACTTAATTTTTTAGGTATCGAAGGTCGTCCATCTGGTGTATCGGAGAAAag agGACAAAAGCAAACTAATGATTTGGAACATATTCATCCAAGTTCCTTAGGACATCATCCTGTGTTAACTTTTCATCGTGACCCTTACGTCCAAGTTAATAAGAATACGAGTCTTCCAGATATCGTAACAAACGGTGTTCTGCTAGGGTTGTACaaatcttaa